In one Chitinophaga sancti genomic region, the following are encoded:
- a CDS encoding SusC/RagA family TonB-linked outer membrane protein, which translates to MKKSIFRKFLFCLCMVISSLGVYAQEQRRTVNGAVTDEGGKALERVSVLVSGTSVSTLTNAAGFFTVTLPPGKDVLEFTYVGAAKKIVKATGDTLHVVMSFEDKKLDEIVVIGYGTKTKKDMTGSAVSISSKQFNPGLVGSSEQLISGKSSGVQIMTNGGSPTAGSTIRIRGGASLSASNSPLVVLDGVPLETGGISGNSSNFLSMINPNDIESITVLKDAASTAIYGSRASNGVLMITTKKGKGDQLKLNFSSVVTLQQSKKVADMMSPSQFREVINAAGTDAQKALLGSSNTDWQKQVFKNAMGTDNNLGLTGKIAKAVPFRASLGYYNQDGNLQTDKTRRFTGSLVVTPSFFDKHLNLTFNLKGAANNNRFANTDAIWSSVAFNPTQAVYSGKSAFGGFYESLDNSGVPATGANRNPVGLLEQETRKSDVYRSIGNFDADYRFHFLPDLKAHVTLGYDYSKGEGSVWIPASSANGYNVGGSNNEYSQTLKNKLFTGYLNYSKNIGIHKFDATAGYDYQHWSAKTPAITYYNEKGVLQSTSKATDERHVLLSYYGRVNYTLFSKYMITGTVRRDGTSRFSPENRWGTFPSVAVAWNVIDENFLKNSKVLSNLKLRASYGVTGQQDGIGNYSYMSVYQQGNKYAQYRFGDEYLYVYRPSVYVYDLKWETTKAFNYGLDFGFLNNRISGSAEYYTRKTYDLLANVSVPAGTNFDQTATTNVGNIESHGFEFQLNTTPISSKDFKLDVNFNATNQYTKVTNITLVQGATTVGTYAGPAVAGRGIQILTPGYQPNMFYVYKQVYDAAGKPLEGVYADLNHDGVINESDLYRYHSPAATWMLGFNTQATYKKWSAGFTMRANLGNYVYNNTKMSLSAWETVQYVDAALNNLHKDYLNTGFKTRQYYSDYYVENASFLRMDNMSVAYNLGKVVKHVNMRIGAIAQNVFTITKYTGQDPEVTNGYESAFYPRPRTYSININLEF; encoded by the coding sequence ATGAAGAAATCAATTTTCCGCAAATTCCTATTCTGCCTATGCATGGTGATCAGCAGCCTGGGGGTATATGCCCAGGAGCAGCGCCGTACAGTAAATGGTGCTGTAACCGATGAAGGCGGGAAAGCACTTGAAAGAGTGTCAGTATTAGTTAGCGGCACCAGCGTGAGTACCCTCACCAATGCTGCCGGGTTTTTTACTGTAACACTGCCTCCGGGAAAAGATGTACTGGAATTTACTTATGTAGGTGCTGCTAAAAAGATCGTGAAAGCAACAGGTGATACCCTGCATGTAGTCATGTCTTTCGAAGACAAAAAACTGGATGAAATAGTCGTGATCGGCTATGGTACCAAGACTAAAAAAGATATGACGGGTTCCGCTGTCAGCATCAGCAGCAAGCAGTTTAACCCTGGTTTGGTGGGTTCCTCCGAACAACTGATCAGTGGTAAATCTTCCGGTGTACAGATCATGACCAATGGTGGTTCTCCTACCGCTGGTAGCACGATCCGCATACGTGGCGGGGCTTCTTTAAGTGCCAGCAATTCACCCCTGGTGGTATTGGATGGTGTGCCGCTGGAAACCGGTGGTATCAGTGGTAACTCCAGCAATTTCCTGAGTATGATCAACCCCAATGATATTGAAAGTATCACGGTGCTGAAAGATGCAGCTTCCACTGCTATCTACGGTTCCAGGGCGTCTAACGGGGTATTGATGATCACTACTAAAAAAGGGAAAGGCGACCAGCTGAAGCTGAACTTCTCCTCTGTTGTTACCTTACAGCAGAGCAAGAAAGTGGCTGATATGATGTCTCCATCACAGTTCAGAGAAGTGATAAATGCAGCAGGAACCGATGCGCAAAAGGCACTCCTAGGCAGCAGTAATACAGACTGGCAAAAACAGGTATTCAAGAATGCCATGGGTACTGACAATAACCTGGGTCTTACCGGCAAAATTGCGAAGGCTGTGCCTTTCCGTGCTTCATTAGGGTATTACAACCAGGATGGTAATTTACAAACAGATAAGACAAGACGTTTCACCGGTTCATTGGTAGTGACGCCGAGCTTCTTCGACAAACACCTGAACCTGACCTTCAACCTGAAAGGTGCAGCGAATAATAACCGGTTTGCCAATACAGATGCGATCTGGTCTTCTGTTGCCTTCAATCCTACACAAGCTGTATACTCCGGTAAATCTGCTTTTGGTGGTTTTTATGAAAGCCTTGACAATAGTGGTGTTCCAGCTACCGGTGCTAACCGCAACCCTGTTGGATTATTGGAACAGGAAACCCGTAAGAGTGATGTGTACAGAAGTATCGGCAACTTTGATGCGGATTATAGGTTCCATTTCCTGCCTGACCTGAAAGCCCACGTTACACTGGGTTACGATTACAGTAAGGGCGAAGGGTCTGTATGGATCCCTGCATCATCTGCAAACGGTTATAATGTAGGGGGATCTAACAATGAATATTCCCAGACGCTGAAGAACAAATTGTTCACCGGCTATCTGAATTATAGCAAGAACATCGGTATTCACAAGTTTGATGCAACAGCGGGTTATGATTACCAGCACTGGAGTGCTAAAACACCTGCAATTACCTACTACAATGAAAAAGGGGTATTGCAGTCTACCTCCAAAGCAACGGATGAGCGCCATGTGTTGCTCTCCTACTATGGAAGAGTGAACTATACATTATTCTCAAAATACATGATCACAGGAACTGTCAGGAGAGATGGTACTTCCCGTTTCAGTCCTGAAAACAGGTGGGGTACTTTCCCGTCCGTTGCAGTAGCCTGGAATGTAATTGATGAGAATTTTCTTAAAAACAGCAAAGTATTGAGCAACCTTAAATTAAGGGCCAGTTATGGTGTAACCGGGCAGCAGGATGGTATAGGCAACTATAGCTACATGTCCGTGTATCAACAGGGGAACAAATATGCACAATATCGTTTTGGGGATGAATACTTGTATGTATACAGACCATCTGTCTATGTATACGATTTGAAATGGGAAACTACAAAAGCATTCAACTACGGTTTAGACTTCGGGTTCTTAAATAACAGGATCTCTGGTTCTGCTGAATACTACACCCGTAAAACTTACGACCTGCTGGCAAATGTATCAGTGCCTGCCGGTACTAACTTTGATCAGACAGCTACCACCAACGTTGGTAATATTGAAAGTCATGGTTTTGAATTCCAATTGAACACTACCCCTATCAGCAGTAAAGATTTCAAACTGGATGTGAATTTCAATGCTACCAACCAGTATACGAAAGTTACCAATATCACACTGGTACAAGGTGCAACAACCGTTGGTACTTATGCTGGTCCTGCTGTTGCCGGCAGGGGTATCCAGATCCTTACACCCGGTTACCAGCCAAATATGTTTTATGTATACAAACAGGTATACGATGCAGCTGGCAAGCCGCTGGAAGGGGTATATGCTGACCTGAACCATGATGGTGTGATCAATGAAAGTGACCTGTATCGCTATCATTCTCCTGCTGCCACCTGGATGCTGGGCTTTAATACACAGGCTACCTATAAGAAGTGGTCTGCCGGGTTCACTATGCGTGCAAACCTTGGCAACTATGTATACAATAATACAAAGATGAGCCTGAGCGCCTGGGAAACCGTACAGTATGTAGATGCTGCGCTGAACAACTTGCATAAAGATTACCTGAACACAGGTTTTAAAACACGCCAG
- a CDS encoding cellulase family glycosylhydrolase, with amino-acid sequence MSLKTIPLLCMCLYFTATFAQQTIYVDKAGVMRWSDTKQEASFYGVNYTLPFAHAYRSVKDHKAAIDKDVYHFSRLGFNAYRIHIWDVEITDSIGRLQQNEHLDLLDYLISRVQRRGIRVLITCQTNFGNGYPERNEPTGGFSYLYGKCDVHKHPGAIAAQQTYVKQLLSHLNPYTGKAYKEDPTIVGFEINNEPCHEESPAQTKKYIAGMVAAIRSTGNKKPVFYNVSHNREHVSSFYTSDIQGTTYQWYPIGLVAGHTRKGNFLPHVDQYNIPFSGEKGFNTKAKAIYEFDPADITYSYMYPAMTRTFRSQGFQWITQFAYDPIDIAAYNTEYQTHYLNLAYTPRKALSMKIAAAVASTVKRGERFPAYPADTTFGDFLVSYQQDLSLLNSPQQYFYSNNTSARPVAPEQLTTIAGYGNSPVVQYEGTGAYFLDKLENGVWRLELMPDAIQVADPFAKPAPDKEVVSIAWHQWPMQLQLPDLGNQFIVRSVNSGKPDTIAEKGAFNVSPGVYILMKEDTRRWSASTEWKHITLGEFVAPAAQPRQFVVVHTPPATADSGQNIEIHADIAGPSFPDSVILQTDHVSFWSSHNPSVRLERDHGYTYKGTIPAGMINGNALKYTITVYHNGKTYTFPQNNAGAPLDWDFTVTAYYETAITKDLILAGELEYYSLSDSAFIQAASEREQPYTATVQRYIMHVKDENARFFWRKNINRDRSFNAVKYLCVYVPKTSLTALNVGFITTDGYTYSQRIASAKTQQVYKVPVSGLQQDSTALLPRPYPVFLDQYFTPKTNIDFNINNIETLNISTTDKVPDHASIDIGAIWLE; translated from the coding sequence ATGTCCCTAAAGACGATTCCACTACTTTGCATGTGCTTGTATTTTACGGCCACGTTCGCTCAGCAAACTATCTATGTAGATAAAGCTGGTGTAATGCGCTGGTCGGATACTAAACAGGAGGCCTCCTTTTACGGGGTGAATTATACCCTGCCTTTTGCCCATGCTTACCGTTCAGTCAAAGACCACAAAGCAGCCATCGACAAAGATGTATACCACTTTTCCCGGCTTGGATTCAATGCTTACCGCATCCACATCTGGGATGTAGAAATCACCGATTCCATAGGAAGGTTACAACAGAATGAGCACCTGGATCTCCTCGACTACCTGATCTCCAGGGTACAGCGCCGGGGAATCAGGGTGCTGATCACCTGCCAGACCAATTTTGGAAATGGTTACCCCGAAAGGAACGAGCCAACCGGTGGATTCTCCTATTTATATGGTAAATGTGATGTGCACAAGCACCCAGGGGCCATTGCAGCACAACAGACTTATGTAAAGCAGTTACTCTCACATCTCAATCCATACACCGGTAAGGCCTATAAAGAAGATCCGACCATTGTAGGCTTTGAGATCAATAATGAGCCCTGCCATGAGGAATCTCCTGCGCAGACCAAAAAGTACATTGCCGGGATGGTAGCCGCCATCAGGTCTACCGGCAATAAGAAGCCAGTCTTCTATAATGTAAGCCATAACCGGGAGCATGTATCTTCTTTCTATACATCTGATATTCAAGGTACTACCTACCAATGGTATCCTATTGGCCTGGTAGCCGGTCATACCCGGAAAGGGAATTTCCTGCCTCATGTAGACCAATACAATATCCCTTTCTCCGGCGAAAAAGGGTTTAACACCAAGGCAAAGGCTATTTACGAATTCGATCCGGCAGACATTACCTATAGTTATATGTACCCTGCTATGACCCGGACATTCCGTAGCCAGGGTTTCCAATGGATCACCCAGTTTGCATATGATCCCATCGATATTGCAGCTTATAATACCGAGTACCAGACACACTATCTCAACCTGGCTTATACTCCCAGGAAAGCCCTGAGCATGAAAATAGCAGCAGCGGTGGCCAGCACTGTAAAAAGAGGGGAACGATTCCCGGCCTATCCTGCTGATACTACGTTTGGAGATTTCCTGGTGAGTTACCAGCAGGACCTGAGCCTGCTCAATTCACCACAGCAGTATTTTTACTCTAACAATACCAGCGCAAGGCCTGTAGCTCCTGAGCAGCTGACCACAATAGCTGGTTATGGCAATTCACCGGTGGTGCAATATGAAGGTACAGGTGCCTATTTCCTGGATAAACTCGAAAATGGGGTATGGCGTTTAGAGCTTATGCCCGATGCTATCCAGGTAGCAGATCCCTTTGCAAAACCTGCCCCGGACAAGGAGGTTGTCAGCATCGCATGGCATCAATGGCCTATGCAGCTGCAATTACCAGACCTGGGGAATCAATTTATTGTCAGGAGCGTCAACTCCGGCAAGCCGGATACCATCGCCGAGAAAGGTGCTTTTAACGTCAGTCCTGGTGTTTATATACTGATGAAGGAAGATACCCGGCGATGGTCTGCTTCTACTGAATGGAAGCATATTACGCTCGGTGAATTCGTAGCCCCGGCTGCACAACCCAGGCAATTTGTAGTTGTACATACACCACCTGCTACTGCTGATAGCGGGCAAAATATAGAGATCCATGCAGACATTGCTGGGCCCTCTTTCCCTGATAGCGTGATCCTTCAAACAGATCATGTCTCTTTCTGGTCCAGTCACAATCCTTCTGTTCGTTTAGAACGTGATCATGGATATACTTATAAGGGTACTATTCCTGCCGGTATGATCAATGGCAACGCATTAAAATATACGATTACTGTATATCATAACGGCAAAACATATACGTTCCCGCAAAACAACGCAGGTGCACCACTGGACTGGGATTTTACCGTGACCGCTTATTATGAAACTGCGATTACAAAGGATCTCATACTTGCCGGGGAACTGGAATACTATTCCCTGTCAGACAGTGCATTTATCCAGGCTGCCAGTGAAAGAGAGCAACCATATACAGCAACCGTGCAGCGATATATAATGCATGTAAAGGATGAAAATGCACGTTTCTTCTGGAGAAAAAATATCAACAGGGACAGGTCATTCAATGCCGTAAAGTACCTCTGTGTATATGTTCCCAAAACAAGCCTGACTGCATTGAATGTAGGATTTATTACCACAGATGGTTATACCTATTCACAACGCATTGCATCAGCAAAAACACAGCAGGTATACAAGGTACCAGTCAGCGGTTTACAACAGGATAGTACCGCGCTATTACCTCGTCCATACCCGGTTTTCCTGGATCAATACTTCACACCAAAAACCAACATTGACTTTAATATTAACAACATTGAAACACTAAACATTTCCACCACAGACAAGGTGCCGGATCACGCTTCCATAGACATTGGAGCCATCTGGCTTGAGTAA